A part of Aegilops tauschii subsp. strangulata cultivar AL8/78 chromosome 2, Aet v6.0, whole genome shotgun sequence genomic DNA contains:
- the LOC109760275 gene encoding developmentally-regulated G-protein 3: MATVMQKIKDIEDEMSKTQKNKATAHHLGLLKAKLAKLRRELLTPTTKGGGGAGEGFDVTKSGDARVGLVGFPSVGKSTLLNKLTGTFSEVASYEFTTLTCIPGVIMYKGAKVQLLDLPGIIEGAKDGKGRGRQVISTARTCNVILIVLDAIKPITHKRLIEKELEGFGIRLNKTPPNMTFRRKEKGGINFTSTVANTHLDLDTVKAICSEYRIHNADVSLRFDATADDLIDVIEGSRIYMPCIYVVNKIDQITVEELDILDKLPHYCPISAHLEWNLDGLLEMVWEYLDLCRLYTKPKGLNPDYEDPVILSSKRKTVEDFCNQIHKDMAKQFKYALVWGSSVKHKPQRVGKEHELEDEDVVQIIKKI, encoded by the exons GCTAAACTTGCAAAATTACGGCGAGAGTTGCTCACTCCTACAACCaaaggtggtggtggtgctggtgagGGGTTTGACGTGACGAAAAGTGGAGATGCACGTGTTGGTTTGGTGGGCTTTCCTTCGGTTGGGAAATCAACATTGTTGAACAAGCTGACGGGAACTTTTTCAGAG GTCGCGTCCTATGAGTTTACAACTTTAACATGTATTCCTGGAGTTATTATGTACAAAGGAGCTAAAGTACAG CTTCTAGATCTTCCGGGAATCATTGAAGGTGCTAAAGATGGAAAGGGTAGAGGGAGGCAG GTCATCAGTACAGCCAGGACATGTAATGTCATTCTGATTGTTCTTGACGCCATAAAACCAATAACTCACAAACGTCTCATTGAGAAGGAGCTTGAGGGATTTGGCATCCG GTTGAACAAGACACCTCCCAATATGACATTCAggagaaaggaaaagggtggCATCAATTTTACATCAACAGTAGCGAACACACACTTGGACCTTGACACTGTAAAAGCAATCTGTAGTGAGTACAGGATTCATAATGCTGATGTCTCCCTGAGATTTGATGCAACAGCAGATGACCTTATAGATGTCATTGAGGGAAGTAGAATCTACATGCCTTGCATCTACGTCGTCAACAAAATTGACCAGATCACAGTTGAAGAGCTGGATATCTTGGACAAACTTCCCCATTACTGCCCAATTAG TGCACATCTGGAGTGGAACCTTGATGGGCTTCTAGAGATGGTCTGGGAATACCTAGATTTGTGCAGGCTATACACAAAACCCAAAGGGCTGAACCCAGACTACGAGGATCCTGTGATCTTATCATCCAAGAGGAAAACAGTGGAAGACTTCTGCAACCAAATCCACAAGGACATGGCGAAACAGTTTAAATA TGCACTGGTGTGGGGTTCTAGCGTGAAGCATAAGCCTCAGAGAGTTGGCAAG GAGCATGAGCTTGAGGACGAGGACGTTGTTCAGATCATTAAGAAAATATAA
- the LOC109760276 gene encoding very-long-chain aldehyde decarbonylase GL1-9 isoform X1, which yields MVPWEGYVSDETMGTFAPILLYWVYAGGYQLLLHRRPLQRYRLHTRAEEEDKNLVALPAVVRGVLLQQLVQAIVAMILFMITSDSSTVLVQPSMVVQSFQFLVAMLVMDTWQYFVHRYMHQNKFLYQHIHSQHHRLIVPYAIGALYNHPLEGLLLDTLGGAMSFLVSGMTPRTAVFFFCFAVLKTVDDHCGLWLPYNIFQHLFQNNTAYHDIHHQLQGTKYNYSQPFFSIWDRILGTHMAYDLLSRKEGGFEARPLRD from the exons ATGGTGCCGTGGGAAGGCTACGTGAGCGACGAGACCATGGGCACCTTCGCGCCCATCCTGCTCTACTGGGTCTACGCCGGCGGCTACCAGCTCCTCCTGCACCGCCGCCCGCTCCAGCGCTACAGGCTCCACAcgcgggccgaggaggaggacaagAACCTCGTCGCCCTCCCCGCCGTCGTGCGCGGCGTGCTCCTGCAGCAGCTCGTGCAGGCCATCGTCGCCATGATCCTCTTCATG ATTACTTCAGATAGTTCAACTGTTCTAGTCCAGCCATCTATGGTGGTTCAATCGTTTCAGTTCCTGGTTGCAATGCTGGTGATGGACACATGGCAGTATTTCGTGCACCGCTACATGCATCAGAACAAATTCCTGTATCAACATATCCACTCACAACATCACCGGCTGATCGTTCCTTATGCCATCGGGGCTCTCTACAACCACCCATTGGAGGGGCTTCTACTGGACACTTTAGGTGGTGCTATGTCCTTCTTGGTTTCCGGTATGACGCCAAGGACTGCCGTATTCTTCTTCTGCTTCGCTGTGCTCAAGACGGTCGATGATCACTGCGGACTTTGGTTGCCATATAACATCTtccagcacttgttccaaaataaCACGGCGTACCATGATATCCACCATCAGCTCCAAGGCACAAAGTACAATTACTCTCAGCCGTTCTTCTCAATATGGGACAGAATCCTAGGAACCCACATGGCCTACGACCTACTGAGCCGGAAGGAAGGGGGATTTGAAGCAAGGCCATTGCGAGACTAG
- the LOC109760276 gene encoding very-long-chain aldehyde decarbonylase GL1-9 isoform X2 produces MVPWEGYVSDETMGTFAPILLYWVYAGGYQLLLHRRPLQRYRLHTRAEEEDKNLVALPAVVRGVLLQQLVQAIVAMILFMTIGTLGCRHHYMNMVNYSKNILIKSYSKTSMENLQSRVDSLVFMVIILRQGKIICCIITSDSSTVLVQPSMVVQSFQFLVAMLVMDTWQYFVHRYMHQNKFLYQHIHSQHHRLIVPYAIGALYNHPLEGLLLDTLGGAMSFLVSGMTPRTAVFFFCFAVLKTVDDHCGLWLPYNIFQHLFQNNTAYHDIHHQLQGTKYNYSQPFFSIWDRILGTHMAYDLLSRKEGGFEARPLRD; encoded by the exons ATGGTGCCGTGGGAAGGCTACGTGAGCGACGAGACCATGGGCACCTTCGCGCCCATCCTGCTCTACTGGGTCTACGCCGGCGGCTACCAGCTCCTCCTGCACCGCCGCCCGCTCCAGCGCTACAGGCTCCACAcgcgggccgaggaggaggacaagAACCTCGTCGCCCTCCCCGCCGTCGTGCGCGGCGTGCTCCTGCAGCAGCTCGTGCAGGCCATCGTCGCCATGATCCTCTTCATG ACCATTGGTACATTAGGCTGCCGCCATCATTATATGAATATGGTTAATTACTCAAAAAATATTCTGATAAAAAGTTACTCAAAAACTTCAATGGAAAACCTTCAGAGCAGAGTCGATTCTCTTGTCTTTATGGTGATAATTCTTAGGCAAGGAAAAATAATATGCTGTATT ATTACTTCAGATAGTTCAACTGTTCTAGTCCAGCCATCTATGGTGGTTCAATCGTTTCAGTTCCTGGTTGCAATGCTGGTGATGGACACATGGCAGTATTTCGTGCACCGCTACATGCATCAGAACAAATTCCTGTATCAACATATCCACTCACAACATCACCGGCTGATCGTTCCTTATGCCATCGGGGCTCTCTACAACCACCCATTGGAGGGGCTTCTACTGGACACTTTAGGTGGTGCTATGTCCTTCTTGGTTTCCGGTATGACGCCAAGGACTGCCGTATTCTTCTTCTGCTTCGCTGTGCTCAAGACGGTCGATGATCACTGCGGACTTTGGTTGCCATATAACATCTtccagcacttgttccaaaataaCACGGCGTACCATGATATCCACCATCAGCTCCAAGGCACAAAGTACAATTACTCTCAGCCGTTCTTCTCAATATGGGACAGAATCCTAGGAACCCACATGGCCTACGACCTACTGAGCCGGAAGGAAGGGGGATTTGAAGCAAGGCCATTGCGAGACTAG